In the Candidatus Methylomirabilota bacterium genome, one interval contains:
- a CDS encoding ABC transporter ATP-binding protein, producing MPELHVRLDGLVKRFGDTVAVAGVSLDIPRGSLTTILGPSGCGKTTVLRLIAGFLRPDAGDIWIGGVAQRGVPPYARPTSTVFQEYALFPHMSVFDNVAYGLRLRHTSRPAVAERVREMLRLVRLEGLEGRFPRELSGGQQQRVALARALIVEPQVLLMDEPLSNLDAQLRVSVRAEVRELQQRLGITTVYVTHDQEEALAVSDRIAVMASGLLRQVGTPREIYESPADPWVAGFVGQVNLLRATLDSGRLRIGSLVLPLPPDFSGAGEVVVALRPEAIRIASPGAAGDGLAAQVLSATYLGTTVRYRVGLGAQTLIVDAHDPAGKPLLTGTVTIVVDPGRLRIWPAPVAP from the coding sequence ATGCCCGAGCTGCACGTCCGGCTCGACGGTCTGGTCAAGCGCTTCGGCGACACGGTCGCGGTGGCCGGCGTGTCGCTCGACATCCCGCGCGGGAGCTTGACGACCATCCTGGGTCCGAGCGGCTGCGGCAAGACGACCGTGCTCCGGCTCATCGCCGGCTTCCTGAGGCCCGACGCCGGCGACATCTGGATCGGCGGCGTCGCCCAGCGCGGCGTCCCCCCCTACGCCCGGCCCACCTCCACGGTCTTCCAGGAGTACGCCCTCTTCCCCCACATGAGCGTCTTCGACAATGTCGCCTATGGGCTTCGGCTCCGCCACACCTCGCGGCCGGCCGTCGCGGAGCGGGTGCGCGAGATGCTGCGGCTCGTCCGCCTGGAGGGGTTAGAGGGGCGGTTCCCCCGCGAGCTGTCGGGCGGCCAGCAGCAGCGGGTGGCGCTCGCACGCGCGCTTATCGTCGAGCCCCAGGTGCTTCTGATGGACGAGCCACTCTCGAACCTCGACGCGCAGCTTCGCGTCAGCGTCCGGGCCGAGGTCCGCGAGCTGCAGCAACGCCTCGGCATCACGACGGTCTACGTGACCCATGACCAGGAGGAGGCCCTCGCGGTCTCCGACCGGATCGCGGTCATGGCGAGCGGGCTTCTCCGTCAGGTGGGCACGCCCCGCGAGATCTACGAATCCCCGGCGGACCCGTGGGTGGCGGGCTTCGTCGGCCAGGTCAACCTGCTCCGCGCGACGCTCGACAGCGGCCGGCTGCGGATCGGCTCGCTAGTCCTGCCGCTTCCCCCCGACTTCTCCGGCGCCGGCGAGGTTGTCGTGGCGCTCCGGCCGGAAGCGATCCGGATCGCATCGCCGGGCGCCGCAGGCGACGGCCTCGCGGCTCAGGTGCTGTCGGCGACCTACCTCGGCACCACGGTGCGCTACCGGGTGGGGCTCGGTGCCCAGACCTTGATCGTCGACGCGCACGATCCAGCCGGCAAACCCCTGTTGACCGGAACGGTCACCATCGTCGTCGACCCGGGCCGCCTGCGCATCTGGCCCGCTCCCGTGGCCCCTTGA